Proteins encoded together in one Pseudomonas sp. Seg1 window:
- the fghA gene encoding S-formylglutathione hydrolase, producing MSLENISCQKSFGGWHKRYRHRSDVLGCDMVFAVYLPPQAEQGGKLPVLYWLSGLTCTDENFMQKAGAMRMAAELGLIIVAPDTSPRGPDVPGDPDNAWDFGLGAGFYLNATQEPWSRHYRMHDYVVQELPSLVEAHFPASDKRSISGHSMGGHGALICALRNPGRYQSVSAFSPINNPMDCPWGQKAFSRYLGEDRSKWKEWDACALIAEASEKLPLLVDQGDRDDFLANQLKPEALQQAAKQAGHPLTLRLQPGYDHSYFFISSFIDDHLQHHARALRD from the coding sequence ATGAGTCTGGAAAATATCTCCTGTCAGAAGAGTTTCGGCGGCTGGCACAAACGCTATCGCCATCGCTCCGATGTGCTCGGTTGTGACATGGTATTTGCCGTGTACCTGCCGCCGCAGGCAGAGCAGGGCGGCAAGTTGCCGGTGCTGTACTGGCTGTCGGGTCTGACCTGTACTGATGAGAACTTCATGCAGAAGGCTGGCGCGATGCGCATGGCTGCCGAGCTCGGTTTGATCATCGTCGCACCGGACACCAGCCCGCGTGGCCCTGATGTGCCGGGTGATCCTGACAATGCCTGGGATTTTGGTCTCGGCGCGGGGTTTTATCTGAATGCCACGCAGGAACCCTGGTCCCGTCACTATCGGATGCATGACTATGTCGTGCAGGAATTGCCTTCACTGGTTGAAGCGCATTTCCCGGCGTCCGATAAGCGCAGTATCAGCGGCCACTCCATGGGCGGCCACGGTGCGTTGATTTGTGCGTTGCGTAATCCGGGGCGTTACCAATCGGTGTCGGCGTTTTCACCGATCAACAATCCAATGGATTGCCCGTGGGGCCAAAAGGCTTTTTCCCGTTACCTGGGCGAAGACCGTTCGAAGTGGAAAGAATGGGATGCCTGCGCGTTGATTGCTGAAGCTTCTGAGAAACTGCCACTGCTGGTCGATCAAGGTGATCGCGACGACTTCCTCGCCAACCAGCTCAAGCCAGAAGCGCTGCAACAAGCGGCCAAACAGGCAGGCCATCCACTGACGCTGCGCCTGCAACCGGGCTACGACCACAGCTATTTCTTCATCTCAAGCTTCATTGACGACCACTTGCAGCATCACGCACGCGCCCTTCGGGATTAA
- the ispF gene encoding 2-C-methyl-D-erythritol 2,4-cyclodiphosphate synthase, with amino-acid sequence MRIGHGYDVHRFAEGDFITLGGVRIAHGFGLLAHSDGDVLLHALSDALLGAAALGDIGKHFPDTDPQFKGADSRALLRHVVALIHAKGWKVGNVDNTIVAQAPKMAPHIESMRALIAADLQVELDQVNVKATTTEKLGFVGREEGIAVHSVALLLRA; translated from the coding sequence ATGCGTATTGGCCACGGCTATGATGTGCACCGTTTCGCTGAAGGCGATTTCATTACTCTGGGCGGCGTGCGCATTGCACACGGCTTCGGGCTGCTCGCTCATTCCGACGGTGACGTCCTGCTGCACGCCTTGAGCGATGCCTTGCTCGGCGCGGCGGCGCTGGGCGATATCGGCAAACACTTCCCGGACACCGACCCGCAATTCAAAGGCGCCGACAGCCGCGCACTGCTGCGTCATGTGGTCGCGCTGATCCATGCCAAAGGCTGGAAAGTCGGCAACGTCGACAACACCATCGTTGCCCAGGCGCCGAAAATGGCTCCGCATATCGAATCGATGCGCGCGCTGATCGCGGCGGATCTTCAAGTTGAGTTGGATCAAGTGAACGTGAAAGCTACCACCACCGAAAAGCTTGGCTTTGTCGGTCGCGAAGAAGGCATCGCCGTGCACTCCGTTGCCTTGTTGCTGCGCGCATGA
- the truD gene encoding tRNA pseudouridine(13) synthase TruD codes for MNELQLLGPRAYGESLGSAVLKAVAEDFQVDEVLDIPFSGDGEHLWIWVEKRGLNTEEAARRIAKAAGVPLRTVSYAGLKDRQALTRQWFSVQLPGKADPDLTAAENDTLKILKTTRHKRKLQRGAHSANGFTLRLTQFAGDKAAIEERLQLIAKQGIPNYFGAQRFGHDGGNVVDARSWAARKALPEQRNVRSRLLSTARSFLFNQVLAARVADGTWQKAQVGDLLAFTDSRSFFPAGEAECSDPRLAILDLHPTGPQWGEGDSPAAGAVHDLEQGIAAREAELRDWLIHAGMSHERRILRLPIGGLTWHYPQPDILQLEFVLPAGCFATVLVRELVDLVPVGQTDSPCVF; via the coding sequence ATGAACGAACTGCAATTGCTCGGCCCGCGTGCCTATGGCGAATCCCTGGGCAGCGCCGTACTGAAAGCGGTCGCTGAAGATTTTCAGGTCGATGAAGTGCTCGATATCCCGTTCAGCGGCGATGGCGAACATCTGTGGATCTGGGTGGAAAAGCGTGGCCTGAACACCGAAGAGGCAGCGCGGCGTATCGCCAAGGCTGCGGGCGTGCCGTTGCGTACCGTCAGCTATGCCGGCCTCAAGGATCGCCAGGCGTTGACCCGTCAGTGGTTCAGCGTGCAACTGCCAGGCAAGGCTGACCCCGATCTGACGGCAGCGGAAAATGACACGCTGAAGATCCTCAAGACCACCCGCCACAAACGCAAGTTGCAACGCGGTGCGCATTCGGCCAACGGTTTCACGTTGCGCCTGACTCAGTTTGCCGGCGACAAAGCTGCCATTGAAGAGCGTCTGCAACTGATCGCCAAACAAGGCATTCCCAATTATTTCGGCGCCCAGCGTTTCGGCCATGACGGCGGCAACGTCGTTGATGCGCGTTCGTGGGCGGCGCGCAAAGCCTTGCCGGAGCAGCGCAATGTGCGTTCGCGCCTGCTCTCGACCGCGCGCAGTTTCCTGTTCAATCAGGTGCTCGCGGCGCGGGTCGCCGATGGCACCTGGCAAAAGGCACAAGTCGGCGATCTGCTCGCATTCACTGATAGCCGCAGTTTTTTCCCGGCCGGTGAAGCCGAGTGCAGCGACCCACGCCTGGCGATTCTCGATCTGCACCCGACCGGGCCGCAGTGGGGCGAAGGTGACTCGCCCGCCGCTGGCGCTGTCCATGATCTGGAGCAGGGGATTGCCGCCCGTGAAGCGGAGCTGCGTGATTGGTTGATTCACGCCGGCATGAGCCACGAACGTCGCATCCTGCGGCTGCCCATTGGCGGGTTGACGTGGCATTATCCCCAGCCTGACATTCTGCAACTGGAATTCGTCCTCCCGGCCGGATGCTTCGCCACTGTATTGGTGCGCGAACTCGTTGATCTGGTGCCGGTGGGGCAGACGGACAGCCCATGCGTATTCTGA
- the surE gene encoding 5'/3'-nucleotidase SurE: MRILISNDDGVTAPGLAALYAALADYTECVVIAPEQDKSGASSSLTLDRPLHPQYLANGFISLNGTPTDCVHLGLNGLLEREPDMVVSGINLGANLGDDVLYSGTVAAALEGRFLELPSFAFSLASRQVDNLPTAAYFARKLVEAHAGLDLPPRTVLNVNIPNLPLDHIRGIQLTRLGHRARAAAPMKVVDPRGKAGYWIAAAGDAEDGGPGTDFHAVMQGYVSITPLQLDRTFNDAFRSLDGWLEGLR, translated from the coding sequence ATGCGTATTCTGATTTCTAACGACGATGGGGTAACCGCACCCGGTCTCGCCGCGCTTTATGCTGCGCTGGCGGATTACACCGAGTGCGTGGTTATCGCCCCGGAGCAGGACAAAAGCGGCGCCAGCAGTTCGCTGACGCTCGACCGTCCGTTGCACCCGCAATATCTGGCCAACGGCTTCATCAGCCTCAATGGCACACCGACCGATTGCGTACACCTGGGCCTCAATGGTTTGCTGGAGCGCGAGCCGGACATGGTGGTTTCCGGCATCAACCTCGGCGCCAACCTTGGCGATGACGTGCTGTATTCCGGGACAGTAGCGGCAGCCCTTGAAGGGCGTTTTCTTGAGCTTCCGTCGTTCGCTTTTTCGCTGGCCTCACGCCAGGTGGATAACTTGCCGACGGCGGCTTACTTTGCGCGCAAACTGGTCGAGGCCCATGCCGGGCTGGATTTGCCGCCGCGCACGGTGCTCAACGTGAACATTCCCAATTTGCCGCTCGACCATATTCGCGGCATTCAGCTGACCCGGCTGGGGCATCGCGCCCGGGCGGCAGCGCCGATGAAAGTGGTTGACCCGCGTGGCAAGGCCGGTTACTGGATTGCTGCCGCCGGCGATGCCGAAGACGGCGGCCCGGGGACCGACTTTCATGCGGTGATGCAGGGCTATGTCTCGATCACCCCGTTGCAGCTTGATCGCACCTTCAACGATGCCTTCAGAAGTCTCGACGGCTGGCTGGAGGGACTGCGCTGA
- a CDS encoding protein-L-isoaspartate(D-aspartate) O-methyltransferase, which produces MTSQRTRERLIQRLYEEGLSNAKVLEVIRRTPRHLFVDEALAHRAYEDTALPIGHNQTISQPYMVARMSELLLEAGPLDKVLEIGTGSGYQTAVLSQLVERVFSVERIKVLQDRAKERLVELNLRNVVFRWGDGWEGWPALAPYNGIIVTAVATDVPQALLDQLAPGGRMVIPVGSGEVQQLMLIVREEHGFSRHVLGAVRFVPLLNGPLA; this is translated from the coding sequence ATGACGTCCCAGCGCACCCGCGAGCGTTTGATTCAGCGCCTGTATGAAGAAGGCCTGTCCAACGCCAAGGTGCTGGAAGTGATTCGCCGCACGCCGCGTCACCTGTTCGTCGACGAAGCGCTGGCGCACCGTGCGTATGAAGACACGGCCCTGCCGATCGGCCATAACCAGACCATCTCTCAGCCTTATATGGTGGCGCGCATGAGCGAGCTGCTGCTTGAGGCCGGTCCATTGGACAAGGTGTTGGAAATCGGCACAGGCTCCGGTTACCAGACGGCCGTTTTGTCGCAACTGGTGGAGCGGGTGTTCTCGGTTGAACGCATCAAGGTCTTGCAGGATCGGGCCAAGGAGCGTCTGGTCGAACTCAATCTGCGCAACGTGGTGTTCCGTTGGGGCGATGGCTGGGAAGGCTGGCCGGCGCTGGCGCCGTACAACGGCATCATCGTCACCGCCGTCGCCACCGATGTGCCGCAAGCCTTGCTTGATCAACTGGCCCCGGGCGGGCGCATGGTGATCCCGGTGGGTTCGGGGGAAGTGCAGCAGCTGATGCTGATCGTGCGCGAAGAACACGGCTTTTCCCGACACGTTCTGGGCGCTGTTCGCTTCGTGCCTTTGCTCAACGGGCCACTGGCCTGA
- a CDS encoding peptidoglycan DD-metalloendopeptidase family protein codes for MSLTVIAQRMGNTSFQRLVTGLVLSTLLVGCSSTKSSNVRVVDRNSAAAQRPAVTTGQYVVRPGDTMFSIAFRYGWDYKALAARNNIPTPYTIHPGQTIRFDGRTGSTSTAVVSNASSSPSSSSKTTVIRRQANGTTTTTTTGSAGAAPSVANKQAPAPLPPPGPAPTGWGWPSNGILIGKFSSNGSLNKGIDIAGDLGQPVLAASDGTVVYAGSGLRGYGELVIIKHSETYVSAYGHNRRLLVREGQQVKVGQTIAEMGSTGTDRVKLHFEIRRQGKPVDPLQFLPRR; via the coding sequence GTGAGTCTCACAGTCATTGCGCAGCGTATGGGTAACACGAGCTTTCAGCGCCTGGTGACTGGCCTTGTCTTGAGCACCTTGCTGGTGGGCTGCTCCAGCACCAAATCGAGCAACGTCCGGGTAGTCGATCGCAACAGTGCGGCAGCCCAACGTCCTGCCGTCACGACCGGGCAGTATGTAGTCCGTCCGGGCGATACGATGTTTTCCATCGCATTTCGCTACGGCTGGGACTACAAAGCCCTCGCGGCCCGGAACAATATTCCTACGCCGTATACGATCCACCCGGGTCAGACAATTCGCTTCGATGGCCGCACCGGATCAACGTCGACAGCGGTGGTGAGCAACGCCAGTTCTTCACCTTCGTCGTCGAGTAAAACAACGGTAATCCGACGCCAGGCAAATGGCACGACAACCACGACAACCACTGGTTCTGCGGGCGCAGCACCGTCCGTCGCTAACAAGCAAGCGCCAGCTCCACTGCCTCCACCCGGCCCGGCCCCGACCGGCTGGGGATGGCCATCTAATGGCATTCTTATTGGAAAATTCTCTTCAAACGGTAGTTTGAATAAAGGAATTGATATCGCCGGGGATTTGGGACAGCCTGTTTTAGCTGCGTCTGATGGGACGGTGGTATACGCCGGGAGTGGCTTAAGGGGCTACGGCGAATTAGTCATCATCAAACACAGCGAAACCTACGTCAGTGCTTACGGTCACAACCGTCGGCTGTTGGTTCGGGAGGGACAGCAGGTCAAGGTCGGACAGACAATTGCCGAAATGGGGTCAACGGGTACAGACCGGGTGAAACTGCATTTTGAGATTCGCCGCCAAGGTAAACCTGTAGATCCGCTGCAGTTCCTGCCAAGACGTTGA
- the rpoS gene encoding RNA polymerase sigma factor RpoS, translating into MALSKEVPEFDIDDEVLLMEAGIDSESSMSNDEGAAPPSVRSKSKHSASLKQHKYIDYTRALDATQLYLNEIGFSPLLSPEEEVHFARLSQSGDPAGRKRMIESNLRLVVKIARRYVNRGLSLLDLIEEGNLGLIRAVEKFDPERGFRFSTYATWWIRQTIERAIMNQTRTIRLPIHVVKELNVYLRAARELTQKLDHEPSPEEIANLLEKPVGEVKRMLGLNERVSSVDVSLGPDSDKTLLDTLTDDRPTDPCELLQDDDLSQSIDQWLSELTDKQREVVIRRFGLRGHESSTLEDVGLEIGLTRERVRQIQVEGLKRLREILEKNGLSSESLFQ; encoded by the coding sequence ATGGCTCTCAGTAAAGAAGTGCCGGAGTTTGACATCGACGATGAGGTTCTCCTTATGGAGGCCGGCATCGATTCGGAATCTTCGATGTCGAATGATGAAGGGGCTGCTCCACCTTCCGTTCGTTCCAAATCCAAACACTCCGCTTCACTTAAACAACATAAGTACATCGACTACACGCGTGCACTTGATGCCACGCAGTTGTATCTCAACGAAATCGGCTTTTCCCCACTGCTCTCCCCGGAGGAAGAAGTTCATTTTGCGCGTTTGTCGCAAAGTGGCGATCCCGCCGGACGCAAGCGCATGATTGAAAGTAACCTGCGGCTGGTGGTCAAAATCGCCCGGCGTTACGTCAATCGGGGGCTGTCGCTGCTGGATCTGATCGAAGAGGGCAACCTCGGCTTGATCCGTGCGGTGGAAAAGTTCGATCCCGAGCGCGGCTTCCGCTTCTCGACCTACGCAACCTGGTGGATTCGTCAGACCATCGAGCGTGCAATCATGAATCAGACCCGGACCATCCGGTTGCCGATCCATGTGGTCAAGGAGCTCAACGTGTACCTGCGGGCTGCACGGGAGCTGACGCAAAAGCTCGACCACGAACCTTCACCCGAAGAAATCGCCAACCTGCTGGAAAAACCGGTGGGCGAGGTCAAGCGCATGCTGGGCCTGAATGAACGGGTTTCTTCGGTCGACGTCTCGCTGGGTCCGGATTCGGATAAAACCCTGCTGGACACCCTGACGGATGATCGTCCTACCGATCCATGCGAACTGCTGCAGGACGACGATCTGTCGCAGAGCATCGATCAATGGCTGTCCGAATTGACCGACAAGCAGCGTGAGGTGGTGATACGTCGCTTCGGCCTGCGCGGTCACGAGAGCAGCACGCTGGAAGATGTAGGCCTGGAGATCGGCCTGACCCGGGAACGGGTAAGACAGATCCAGGTGGAAGGCCTCAAGCGCCTACGGGAAATTCTCGAGAAGAATGGCCTGTCGAGCGAGTCGCTGTTTCAGTAG
- the fdxA gene encoding ferredoxin FdxA, with translation MTFVVTDNCIKCKYTDCVEVCPVDCFYEGPNFLVIHPDECIDCALCEPECPAVAIFSEDEVPEEMQEFIQLNVELAEIWPNITEKKESLPDAEEWDGVKGKIKDLER, from the coding sequence ATGACCTTCGTCGTCACCGACAACTGCATCAAGTGCAAGTACACCGACTGCGTAGAAGTCTGTCCGGTGGACTGCTTTTACGAAGGCCCGAACTTCCTGGTGATTCACCCGGATGAGTGCATCGACTGCGCCCTGTGCGAGCCGGAATGCCCGGCCGTGGCCATTTTCTCCGAGGACGAAGTTCCGGAAGAGATGCAGGAGTTCATTCAACTGAACGTTGAGTTGGCCGAGATCTGGCCAAACATCACCGAGAAGAAAGAATCGCTGCCGGACGCTGAAGAGTGGGATGGCGTCAAAGGCAAGATCAAAGACCTCGAACGCTGA
- the mutS gene encoding DNA mismatch repair protein MutS has translation MNKAVSDLSSHTPMMQQYWRLKNQHPDQLMFYRMGDFYEIFYEDAKKAAKLLDITLTARGQSAGQAIPMCGIPYHAAEGYLAKLVKLGESVVICEQVGDPATSKGPVERQVVRIITPGTVSDEALLDERRDNLIAAVLGDERLFGLAVLDITSGNFTVLEIKGWENLLAELERVNPVELLIPDDWPKDLPAEKRRGVRRRAPWDFERDSALKSLCQQFSTQDLKGFGCETLTLAIGAAGCLLAYAKETQRTALPHLRSLRHERLDDTVVLDGASRRNLELDTNLAGGRDNTLQSVVDRCQTAMGSRLLTRWLNRPLRDLTVLLARQTSITCLLDGYRFEKLQPQLKEIGDIERILARIGLRNARPRDLARLRDALGALPELQVAMTDLEAPHLQRLATTTSTYPELAALLEKAIIDNPPAVIRDGGVLKTGYDSELDELQSLSENAGQFLIDLEAREKARTGLSHLKVGYNRIHGYFIELPSKQAESAPADYIRRQTLKGAERFITPELKEFEDKALSAKSRALAREKMLYEALLEDLISQLPPLQDTAGALAELDVLSNLAERALNLDLNCPRFVSEPCMRITQGRHPVVEQVLTTPFVANDLSLDDDTRMLVITGPNMGGKSTYMRQTALIVLLAHIGSFVPAASCELSLVDRIFTRIGSSDDLAGGRSTFMVEMSETANILHNATERSLVLMDEVGRGTSTFDGLSLAWAAAERLAHLRAYTLFATHYFELTVLPEAEPLVANVHLNATEHNERIVFLHHVLPGPASQSYGLAVAQLAGVPSEVIVRAREHLSRLEDTALPHEAPKPAAKGKPLAPQQSDMFASLPHPVLDELAKLDVDDLTPRRALELLYALKNRI, from the coding sequence ATGAATAAAGCCGTCTCCGACCTGTCCTCCCACACTCCGATGATGCAGCAGTACTGGCGCCTGAAGAACCAGCACCCGGATCAGCTGATGTTCTATCGCATGGGCGACTTCTACGAGATCTTCTACGAAGACGCGAAGAAGGCCGCCAAGTTGCTCGACATCACCCTGACCGCGCGCGGGCAGTCGGCGGGGCAGGCGATTCCGATGTGTGGGATTCCTTACCATGCGGCGGAAGGTTACCTGGCGAAGCTGGTCAAGCTCGGCGAATCGGTGGTGATCTGCGAACAGGTCGGTGACCCGGCTACCAGTAAAGGCCCGGTGGAACGTCAGGTAGTGCGGATCATCACGCCGGGCACGGTCAGTGATGAAGCGCTGCTGGATGAGCGTCGCGACAACCTGATCGCTGCGGTGCTGGGTGATGAACGTCTGTTTGGTCTGGCGGTGCTCGACATCACCAGCGGCAACTTCACCGTGCTCGAGATCAAAGGCTGGGAGAACCTGCTGGCAGAACTGGAGCGGGTCAATCCAGTGGAATTGTTGATCCCGGATGACTGGCCGAAAGATCTGCCGGCAGAAAAACGCCGTGGCGTGCGTCGCCGTGCACCGTGGGACTTCGAGCGCGACTCGGCGTTGAAGAGCCTCTGCCAACAATTCTCCACTCAGGATCTCAAAGGCTTCGGCTGCGAAACCCTGACTCTGGCCATCGGCGCTGCCGGTTGCCTGCTGGCCTACGCGAAAGAAACCCAGCGCACCGCCCTGCCCCATTTGCGCAGCCTGCGTCACGAACGTCTCGACGACACCGTGGTGCTCGACGGCGCGAGCCGGCGCAACCTGGAGCTCGATACCAACCTGGCCGGTGGCCGCGATAACACCCTGCAATCGGTAGTTGATCGCTGCCAGACCGCGATGGGTAGCCGTCTGCTGACCCGTTGGCTGAACCGTCCGCTGCGCGACCTGACGGTGTTGCTGGCGCGGCAGACGTCGATCACTTGCCTGCTCGACGGTTACCGCTTTGAAAAGCTGCAACCGCAGCTCAAGGAAATTGGCGACATCGAGCGGATTCTCGCGCGGATCGGCTTGCGCAATGCGCGCCCGCGTGACCTCGCTCGCCTGCGTGACGCCCTCGGCGCGCTGCCCGAACTGCAAGTGGCGATGACTGACCTGGAAGCGCCGCACCTGCAACGTCTCGCCACAACCACCAGCACCTACCCGGAACTGGCGGCGTTGCTGGAAAAAGCCATCATCGACAACCCGCCAGCGGTGATCCGTGACGGCGGCGTGCTGAAAACCGGTTACGACAGTGAACTTGACGAGTTGCAATCGCTGAGCGAAAACGCCGGTCAATTCCTGATCGATCTGGAAGCCCGGGAGAAGGCTCGTACCGGCCTGTCCCACTTGAAAGTCGGTTACAACCGCATTCATGGCTACTTCATCGAACTGCCGAGCAAGCAGGCAGAGTCGGCCCCGGCAGACTACATCCGGCGCCAGACGCTGAAAGGCGCCGAGCGTTTCATTACGCCGGAACTGAAAGAATTCGAAGACAAGGCGCTGTCGGCCAAGAGCCGTGCCCTCGCCCGCGAGAAGATGCTCTACGAAGCACTGCTGGAAGATCTGATCAGCCAGTTGCCGCCGTTGCAGGACACCGCTGGCGCTCTGGCCGAACTGGACGTGCTGAGCAACCTCGCCGAACGTGCGCTGAATCTTGACCTGAACTGCCCGCGTTTCGTCAGCGAGCCGTGCATGCGCATCACGCAGGGTCGTCACCCGGTGGTCGAGCAAGTCCTGACCACGCCGTTCGTGGCGAACGACCTGAGCCTCGACGACGACACTCGGATGCTGGTGATTACCGGTCCGAACATGGGCGGTAAATCCACCTACATGCGTCAGACTGCATTGATCGTGTTGCTGGCGCACATCGGCAGCTTCGTACCGGCAGCCAGTTGCGAACTGTCACTGGTGGACCGGATTTTCACCCGGATCGGCTCCAGCGATGACCTGGCCGGTGGCCGTTCGACCTTCATGGTGGAAATGAGCGAAACCGCCAACATCCTGCATAACGCTACTGAACGCAGCCTGGTGTTGATGGACGAGGTCGGTCGCGGCACCAGCACCTTCGACGGCCTGTCGCTGGCCTGGGCCGCCGCCGAGCGTCTGGCGCATCTGCGTGCCTATACTCTATTTGCTACGCACTACTTCGAACTCACCGTATTGCCGGAAGCCGAACCGTTGGTGGCCAACGTGCATCTCAATGCCACCGAACACAATGAACGCATCGTCTTCCTGCACCACGTGTTGCCAGGGCCGGCCAGTCAGAGCTACGGCCTGGCGGTGGCGCAACTGGCCGGCGTGCCGAGTGAAGTCATTGTGCGTGCACGTGAGCACTTGAGCCGTCTGGAAGACACCGCATTGCCGCATGAGGCGCCGAAGCCTGCCGCCAAAGGCAAACCGCTCGCTCCGCAGCAAAGCGACATGTTTGCGAGCCTGCCACACCCGGTGCTGGATGAGCTGGCCAAACTGGATGTCGATGATCTGACGCCACGTCGTGCGCTCGAATTGTTATATGCACTCAAGAACCGGATCTAA
- a CDS encoding XRE family transcriptional regulator, translating into MRVMQKRNVSSVLRALLDQHGISPTELHRRTGVPQSTLSRILSGKIVDPSDKHISKIAEYFNVSTDQLRGRADVAPSAVAARDDVHAELKDIMLWDDDTPVDDDEVSVPFLREVELAAGSGRFVIEESERSSLRFGKRSLRHNGVQFDQAKCVTVRGNSMLPVLRDGATVGVNAGKCGIGDIIDGDLYAINHNGQLRVKQLYRLPTGIRLRSFNRDEHPDEDYSFQEIQEEQIVILGHVFWWGMYAR; encoded by the coding sequence ATGCGCGTTATGCAAAAACGCAACGTATCCTCCGTCTTAAGAGCACTGCTCGACCAGCACGGGATCTCCCCCACGGAGCTCCACCGTCGCACCGGCGTGCCTCAATCCACTCTCTCGCGAATTCTCAGCGGGAAGATCGTCGATCCTTCGGATAAACACATCTCGAAGATCGCCGAGTACTTCAATGTAAGCACCGATCAGTTGCGCGGGCGCGCGGATGTTGCGCCGTCGGCCGTTGCCGCGCGTGATGACGTACACGCGGAACTCAAGGACATAATGCTGTGGGACGACGACACCCCTGTCGATGACGACGAGGTGTCGGTGCCGTTTCTTCGCGAGGTTGAATTGGCAGCAGGATCAGGAAGATTCGTCATCGAAGAGAGCGAGCGCTCTAGTCTGCGCTTCGGCAAGCGCAGCCTGCGTCATAACGGTGTGCAGTTCGATCAGGCCAAGTGCGTGACCGTGCGCGGCAACAGCATGTTGCCGGTACTGCGTGACGGCGCCACGGTTGGCGTGAACGCAGGCAAGTGCGGGATCGGCGACATCATTGACGGTGATCTGTACGCGATCAACCACAATGGTCAGTTGCGGGTGAAGCAACTCTATCGCCTGCCTACCGGCATCCGTCTGCGCAGCTTCAATCGTGATGAGCATCCGGACGAGGACTACAGCTTCCAGGAAATCCAGGAAGAGCAGATCGTCATCCTTGGCCACGTCTTCTGGTGGGGCATGTACGCCCGTTAA
- a CDS encoding tail fiber assembly protein, which translates to MNRYVFIDAYSPPFTRAVQIVDAEESPQFTPPGPSGYWVQVSIDTPVQVGWKGNYVGNGWVFTELTYEDNVVVLDIRVRQLLTQAASWLTVNPLQYKLDLGVASSSETELLLAYKQYCVAISDIKDQAGYPYTINWPVAPF; encoded by the coding sequence ATGAATCGATACGTATTTATTGACGCTTACAGCCCACCTTTCACCCGTGCGGTACAAATTGTGGATGCAGAGGAATCGCCGCAATTTACCCCACCAGGGCCATCTGGTTATTGGGTCCAGGTCTCTATCGACACTCCGGTTCAAGTGGGCTGGAAGGGTAATTACGTTGGCAATGGCTGGGTGTTCACTGAGCTGACCTATGAAGATAACGTCGTTGTCCTTGATATTCGAGTGCGCCAACTACTGACTCAGGCCGCTAGTTGGCTGACGGTCAATCCTCTGCAGTACAAACTCGACCTGGGTGTTGCCAGCAGTTCCGAGACCGAACTGCTGCTTGCCTATAAGCAGTACTGCGTCGCAATCAGTGACATTAAAGACCAAGCTGGTTATCCCTATACAATCAACTGGCCAGTTGCTCCCTTCTAA
- a CDS encoding phage holin family protein yields the protein MTNEQQALADMPIWLVILLAIVGGVSGEMWRADKEGARGWPLLRRLALRSGACMICGVSAIMLLYAAGMSIWAAGAFGCLTAMAGADVAIGLYERWAAKRIGVCEVPPRDQP from the coding sequence ATGACAAACGAGCAACAAGCGTTGGCGGACATGCCGATCTGGCTGGTCATCCTCCTTGCCATCGTCGGCGGGGTGTCTGGCGAAATGTGGCGCGCTGACAAGGAGGGCGCTCGCGGCTGGCCGCTTTTGCGCCGTCTCGCGCTGCGCTCCGGCGCCTGCATGATCTGCGGCGTCTCGGCGATCATGCTGTTGTATGCCGCCGGCATGTCGATCTGGGCCGCCGGAGCATTCGGTTGCCTGACCGCCATGGCCGGTGCCGACGTGGCCATCGGTCTGTATGAACGCTGGGCCGCCAAGCGCATCGGCGTCTGCGAAGTCCCGCCGCGCGACCAGCCTTGA